From a single Brassica napus cultivar Da-Ae chromosome C9, Da-Ae, whole genome shotgun sequence genomic region:
- the LOC106408772 gene encoding uncharacterized protein LOC106408772 — protein sequence MTQFPILDLPSVVQALVVERVANNSFADLYRLRSTCKSMRALADDGGVYASFDLYNYPWYLGTQHLLLRRCYEEGNPSTLYVKGVEYFYGLDRLDQGLRLLKRVVDAGYERALYTYAMTRQIFWEDEEYVSRFTRESVGRMGMVVRNEDPIWFNNENDQFITKRHLFMSTVVPLCYSCQCSPCLDRDWVLWYIEHNKAGDMCNCCFWIKEVALFYGIFSVALVFLISTHGSNASLLYYLCTT from the coding sequence ATGACACAATTCCCGATCCTCGATCTCCCTTCAGTGGTCCAAGCATTGGTGGTCGAACGCGTTGCAAATAACTCTTTCGCAGATCTCTATAGACTCCGATCTACTTGCAAGTCTATGCGTGCGTTGGCAGACGACGGTGGGGTGTATGCTTCCTTTGATTTATATAACTACCCTTGGTACCTTGGCACGCAACATTTATTGTTAAGAAGATGCTATGAGGAGGGTAATCCAAGTACTCTTTACGTCAAGGGTGTGGAGTATTTCTACGGGTTAGACCGTCTAGATCAAGGACTTCGTTTGTTAAAGAGAGTAGTGGATGCAGGATACGAGCGAGCGTTGTATACCTATGCAATGACTCGCCAAATTTTCTGGGAGGATGAGGAGTACGTTTCTCGTTTCACAAGAGAATCCGTTGGTAGAATGGGAATGGTGGTTAGAAATGAAGATCCGATATGGTTCAACAATGAGAACGACCAGTTCATAACAAAGAGGCATTTGTTCATGTCAACAGTCGTCCCCTTGTGTTATAGTTGCCAGTGTTCACCATGCTTGGACCGGGATTGGGTTCTTTGGTACATTGAGCACAACAAGGCTGGAGACATGTGTAATTGCTGCTTCTGGATTAAAGAGGTTGCTCTTTTTTACGGGATTTTCAGTGTTGCACTGGTTTTCCTGATTTCGACACATGGCAGTAATGCTTCATTGTTGTATTACCTTTGCactacataa
- the LOC106408773 gene encoding uncharacterized protein LOC106408773: MTDPSYSDDKRAKRYMDMLQIVADSDYGIPRRCPCGGQIVIQICNAQADIGKKYFICKAFEDDGLHRKKEWDEAIEEETEMLRKKVDGHERRIRSLNSMENRINIIEEDEKNNAAEIDEIKYFLKLVTPMISTSCKLWCTL; the protein is encoded by the exons ATGACGGATCCAAGCTACAGCGACGATAAAAGGGCGAAGAGGTATATGGACATGCTGCAAATCGTTGCCGACTCTGACTATGGAATTCCGCGTCGCTGTCCATGCGGTGGCCAGATTGTCATACAGATCTGTAACGCACAAGCAGACATTGGAAAGAAATACTTCATTTGCAAAGCCTTTGAG GATGACGGCTTGCACagaaagaaagaatgggatgagGCTATTGAAGAGGAAACCGAGATGCTAAGGAAGAAAGTTGATGGCCACGAACGCAGAATTCGAAGCTTAAATTCGATGGAAAATCGTATTAATATAATAGAAGAAGACGAGAAGAATAACGCTGCTGAGATTGACGAAATTAAGTATTTCTTAAAACTCGTTACCCCAATGATTTCTACTAGCTGTAAACTGTGGTGTACGCTTTAA